In one Chlamydia sp. BM-2023 genomic region, the following are encoded:
- the tpiA gene encoding triose-phosphate isomerase, which yields MKRKSYVFGNWKMHKTSKEAKEYFSSFCSLIKDLSPASVVGIAPAFTAIGACRDILKEHSSSIWLGAQNVHQDSSGAFTGEVSLPMLQEFDVNFVLLGHSECRHIFHEEDAAIALKVGAASREGIVPVLCIGETLEAREQGTTKDILSNQLMLGLAQLPESASVIIAYEPVWAIGTGKVASSADVQEVHAFCREVLARIFSKEKADTISILYGGSVKADNAEGFARCPDIDGLLVGGASLDPQVFANVVQQFNL from the coding sequence ATGAAGCGAAAGAGTTATGTTTTTGGTAATTGGAAAATGCATAAAACATCTAAAGAAGCTAAAGAATATTTTTCTAGCTTTTGTTCTCTAATTAAAGATCTTTCTCCCGCGTCTGTTGTGGGTATTGCTCCAGCATTTACCGCTATAGGTGCATGCCGAGATATCTTAAAAGAGCACAGCTCTTCAATTTGGCTAGGAGCGCAAAATGTTCATCAAGACTCCTCAGGAGCTTTTACAGGGGAGGTTTCTTTACCCATGCTTCAAGAGTTTGATGTAAATTTTGTCTTGCTAGGCCATTCAGAATGCCGTCATATTTTTCATGAGGAAGATGCCGCTATTGCCTTGAAGGTTGGAGCAGCATCTCGTGAGGGAATTGTTCCTGTTTTATGTATAGGAGAAACTCTAGAAGCAAGAGAACAAGGAACCACAAAAGATATTCTATCAAACCAATTGATGCTAGGCCTTGCCCAGCTGCCTGAGTCAGCTTCTGTAATTATTGCTTATGAGCCTGTATGGGCAATCGGGACGGGTAAAGTAGCCTCTAGCGCAGATGTTCAAGAGGTCCATGCTTTCTGCCGCGAGGTGCTCGCTCGTATATTTTCTAAAGAAAAAGCAGATACAATCTCGATTCTCTATGGGGGATCCGTGAAAGCTGATAACGCCGAAGGATTCGCTCGTTGTCCCGATATTGACGGACTATTGGTAGGAGGGGCCTCCTTAGATCCTCAAGTTTTTGCTAATGTCGTGCAGCAGTTTAATCTTTAG
- the secG gene encoding preprotein translocase subunit SecG, with translation MTGLFYAFLFIFLLLCVVLCGLILIQESKSMGLGSSFGVDSGDSVFGVSTPDILKKVTAWLAVVFCFSCLFLSFATNHLGKNSQDLPANAVEKIVPEGQQVPNE, from the coding sequence GTGACTGGCTTGTTTTATGCATTTTTATTTATCTTTCTTCTTTTATGCGTAGTTCTTTGTGGACTTATTTTGATTCAGGAAAGCAAGAGCATGGGGCTAGGTTCTTCTTTTGGCGTCGATTCTGGAGACTCTGTTTTTGGTGTTTCCACACCGGATATTTTGAAAAAAGTGACCGCTTGGCTCGCTGTTGTATTTTGTTTTAGCTGTTTGTTCTTATCTTTCGCAACAAACCATCTAGGAAAAAATTCCCAAGATCTTCCTGCTAACGCCGTGGAAAAAATCGTTCCAGAAGGTCAGCAAGTACCTAATGAATAG
- the def gene encoding peptide deformylase — translation MIKELEYYGSPILRKKALEISEITDEIRQLVQDMYETMVAHKGVGLAAPQVGESISVFVMCVEGENEDGDLIFCDFPRVYINPVISSPSEELLLGREGCLSIPGLRGEVYRPERITVTAMNLDGQEFTEHLEGFTARIILHETDHLHGVLYIDKMEEPKDSKKFKAALEKIRRRYNSHIKEEEKAS, via the coding sequence ATGATTAAAGAACTAGAATATTACGGAAGCCCAATCTTACGTAAAAAGGCACTTGAGATTTCTGAAATTACTGATGAAATTCGTCAGTTAGTTCAGGATATGTATGAAACAATGGTGGCTCACAAAGGTGTGGGTTTGGCAGCACCTCAGGTTGGAGAGAGCATTAGCGTTTTTGTTATGTGCGTTGAAGGGGAAAACGAAGACGGAGATTTGATCTTTTGTGATTTCCCCAGGGTTTATATCAATCCTGTTATTAGCAGCCCCTCTGAAGAGCTCCTTTTAGGTAGGGAGGGATGTTTGTCTATTCCTGGTCTACGTGGTGAGGTCTATCGTCCTGAAAGAATCACCGTGACAGCTATGAATCTTGACGGCCAAGAATTCACAGAACATTTGGAAGGATTCACAGCTCGTATTATCCTGCACGAAACTGACCACCTTCACGGGGTTCTCTACATCGATAAGATGGAAGAACCTAAAGATTCTAAAAAGTTTAAAGCTGCTTTAGAAAAAATACGACGTCGTTATAACTCCCATATAAAAGAAGAAGAAAAAGCTTCTTAA
- a CDS encoding Organic solvent tolerance protein OstA: MKRGFSYVLLFGLLSCISSADALTHKEAAKKKVSYLSHFKGLSGTLDIEDGVLNIHNNLRIQANRAYVDNVPDRGMKLIAHGNVMVNYRGKTLVCDYLEYYEDTDSCLLTNGRFAIYPWFLGGSMMTLTPETIIIHKGYISTSEGPKKHICLSGDHLEYSSDSVLSIGKTTFSICNIPLLFLPKFSIMPMEIPKPPINFRGGTGGFLGSYLGVSYSPISRKHFLSTFFLDSFFKHGIGVGYNMHFSQKEHPENVFNMKSYYAHRLAIDMAEPRDRYRFHGDFSLSKNQATFSGQYHLSDSWETVADIFPNNFSLKNTGPTQVKLTWRDTLFDGCLASSVKVNPFQNVNQELPYLSLKQHPINIKNTGIFLENLFECGYLNFAFSNNIPSNNFSSLRASASPKLYRAFPLIIGTLTPTISASAIYYSAIPEPSTHHCQASAQINLDYRFSAYKNYLQTKHIIEPFVSFTSTTHPLSKNHEHYIFSINDAFSSLHLCKVGIESFILNRVAPSVPRASLKLWTTQIFKNTFAKSTFPKTACTISLPLDRKNTLSLDAEWIWKKHCWDHMNLLWQWIGSDNIALALEFLHRSKYSLLKCDKENYILDVSRPPEELFNSPLSDRRNFILGKFFVRPHPCWNYHLTLRYGWHRTNTPSYLEYQMTLGTKVFEHWRLYSVYEKREADKRFFFYLKLDKPKRPQNK, from the coding sequence ATGAAACGCGGCTTCTCTTATGTTCTTTTATTTGGACTTCTTTCCTGTATCTCTTCTGCAGATGCTCTAACTCACAAAGAAGCCGCGAAGAAAAAAGTCTCCTATTTAAGTCATTTTAAAGGCCTTTCAGGAACTTTAGATATTGAAGATGGCGTACTTAATATTCACAATAATCTTCGCATACAAGCAAATCGCGCTTACGTAGATAATGTCCCTGATCGTGGTATGAAGTTAATTGCCCATGGAAATGTCATGGTCAATTATCGAGGAAAAACGTTAGTTTGTGATTATTTAGAATATTATGAAGATACGGATTCTTGCCTTTTGACAAACGGTAGGTTTGCTATATATCCGTGGTTTTTAGGTGGGTCAATGATGACATTGACCCCGGAAACAATTATCATTCACAAAGGCTATATCTCAACATCTGAGGGTCCTAAAAAGCATATTTGCCTTTCTGGAGATCACTTAGAGTATTCTTCTGATAGTGTACTTTCCATAGGGAAAACAACATTTAGCATTTGTAATATCCCCCTACTTTTTCTTCCTAAGTTTTCTATTATGCCTATGGAAATTCCCAAACCTCCTATTAACTTTCGTGGGGGTACTGGGGGATTTTTAGGTTCGTATTTAGGGGTGAGCTATTCTCCAATTTCTAGAAAGCATTTTTTATCGACGTTTTTCTTAGATAGCTTTTTCAAGCATGGCATAGGCGTGGGCTATAACATGCACTTTTCTCAGAAAGAGCACCCTGAAAATGTCTTTAATATGAAAAGCTATTACGCCCATCGCTTAGCGATTGATATGGCAGAACCTCGAGATCGCTACCGCTTTCATGGAGACTTTTCCTTATCGAAAAATCAGGCAACATTTTCTGGGCAGTACCACTTAAGCGATAGCTGGGAAACCGTTGCTGATATTTTCCCAAATAACTTCTCTTTAAAAAATACAGGACCTACCCAAGTGAAACTCACTTGGAGGGATACTTTATTTGATGGTTGTCTAGCCTCTTCCGTTAAGGTCAATCCTTTTCAAAATGTCAATCAAGAGCTTCCGTATTTATCGTTGAAGCAGCACCCTATAAATATTAAAAATACAGGAATTTTCCTAGAGAACCTGTTTGAATGTGGCTATTTAAACTTTGCATTTAGCAATAACATTCCTAGCAATAATTTTTCATCATTACGGGCGTCGGCATCTCCCAAGCTCTATCGAGCGTTTCCTTTGATTATAGGAACGCTAACTCCGACGATTTCAGCATCTGCGATTTACTATAGTGCTATTCCTGAGCCATCCACTCACCATTGTCAAGCTTCCGCTCAGATAAATTTAGATTATCGTTTTTCGGCATATAAAAATTACCTGCAGACAAAACACATTATAGAACCTTTTGTTTCCTTTACATCGACAACACACCCCTTATCAAAGAATCATGAGCATTATATTTTTTCTATAAATGATGCTTTTTCTTCCTTACATTTGTGTAAGGTAGGTATTGAATCGTTTATTTTAAATAGGGTGGCTCCCAGTGTCCCTAGAGCTTCTTTAAAACTCTGGACAACACAAATTTTTAAGAATACCTTTGCAAAATCTACATTTCCGAAAACGGCATGTACGATTTCCCTACCTTTAGATCGTAAGAATACTCTCTCTTTAGATGCTGAATGGATATGGAAAAAACATTGCTGGGATCATATGAATCTCCTTTGGCAATGGATAGGAAGTGATAATATCGCTTTAGCTCTAGAATTCCTCCATAGGAGCAAATATAGCCTTCTTAAATGCGATAAGGAAAACTATATTCTTGATGTGAGTCGTCCTCCTGAAGAGCTTTTTAACTCTCCCCTATCAGATCGTAGGAATTTTATTTTAGGGAAGTTTTTTGTCCGGCCCCATCCCTGTTGGAACTATCATTTAACACTACGGTATGGTTGGCACCGTACAAACACTCCTAGTTATTTAGAATATCAGATGACTTTAGGAACAAAAGTCTTCGAGCATTGGCGGTTATATTCTGTATATGAAAAACGGGAAGCAGATAAACGGTTCTTCTTCTATCTCAAGCTAGATAAACCCAAACGCCCTCAAAATAAGTAA
- a CDS encoding HEAT repeat domain-containing protein, whose product MGLSRLVVPLGLLLSFSGVAFGSFPDPISHKILYTSRNSVEQALVTYLEALDIHGEHDFPLLRTISENCLKQGLRSEDPYVRRSTIIGAGIVGSAEALDILSQAMETEDPLQQLLVLSAVSSHLGKTSDELFFKALSSPYPVIRLEAAYRLAGLKNIKVIDHLHSFIHKLPEEIQCLSAAIFLRLETAESDTYVRQLLSSPKSTTRNYAALLIGEYRQKRFLPTLRHLLTSASPLDREAAVYALGMLKDGQSYNTIKRLSERKELDLSLAAAQALLAIGKEEDALPIFEKQIQEERCNAIYTARLLSKETGIPLVLPVFLNTNNTEVKLNAALALIHLGCDDSRLLEYITDWLVEPHYSQALLPTFSQGRATQSWKCRGIILPSNPTERAKALSVMQGAEEQILVSLLQLPKDAYLPYVERILSSQKTSLSAKAIAFLAHSSHQQALEILSRASQLPGEPVIRAYADLALYNLTKDPEKKLSLHRYAQEFIKETLLFIDTEDKQPRPDSPYLRYQVAPEIRAKLMLDILEALVVSKTHEDIRLLIQLMTQTKAKNCHILAGLLMKIVE is encoded by the coding sequence ATGGGATTATCTCGTTTAGTTGTGCCTTTGGGATTACTCTTGAGTTTTTCTGGGGTAGCATTTGGTAGTTTCCCTGATCCTATAAGTCATAAAATTCTTTATACTAGCAGAAACTCTGTAGAACAAGCTCTTGTTACCTATCTAGAAGCTTTGGATATTCATGGTGAGCATGATTTTCCTTTACTACGCACTATCTCTGAAAATTGTTTAAAGCAAGGTTTGCGTTCAGAAGACCCTTATGTTAGAAGAAGCACAATTATAGGTGCGGGTATTGTAGGTTCTGCGGAAGCTTTAGATATTCTATCACAAGCGATGGAAACCGAGGATCCCCTTCAACAACTGTTAGTACTTTCTGCAGTTTCTTCCCATTTAGGGAAAACTTCTGATGAACTTTTCTTCAAGGCTTTATCCTCCCCCTATCCTGTGATTCGTTTAGAAGCTGCCTATCGCCTGGCTGGGTTAAAAAATATTAAAGTGATTGATCACTTACATTCTTTTATTCATAAGCTCCCTGAGGAAATTCAATGTCTTTCTGCTGCGATTTTCCTTAGACTAGAGACTGCGGAATCTGATACCTATGTTCGTCAATTGCTCTCCTCTCCAAAAAGTACAACACGAAATTATGCTGCTTTACTCATTGGAGAATACCGACAAAAACGGTTTTTACCTACTTTGAGGCATTTGCTAACAAGCGCGTCTCCTTTAGATCGCGAAGCTGCTGTTTATGCCTTAGGGATGCTAAAAGATGGCCAGAGCTATAACACTATAAAAAGACTGTCTGAAAGAAAAGAGTTAGATTTATCTTTAGCAGCTGCTCAAGCATTACTTGCTATTGGGAAAGAGGAAGATGCCCTTCCTATTTTTGAGAAGCAAATACAAGAAGAACGATGCAATGCTATTTATACAGCGCGATTACTATCTAAAGAGACAGGTATTCCCCTAGTGCTTCCTGTATTTTTAAATACAAATAACACCGAGGTAAAGTTAAACGCTGCTTTAGCTTTAATACATTTAGGTTGTGATGATTCCCGGCTTCTTGAGTATATTACAGACTGGCTAGTAGAACCGCACTATAGCCAAGCACTACTACCTACTTTTTCTCAAGGTCGCGCAACGCAATCTTGGAAATGTCGGGGAATTATCCTTCCTTCAAACCCTACTGAGCGTGCTAAAGCCTTATCGGTAATGCAAGGCGCTGAAGAACAGATTCTTGTTTCTTTACTACAGCTTCCAAAAGATGCCTATCTACCCTATGTAGAGAGAATATTATCAAGTCAGAAAACTTCTTTATCAGCAAAAGCCATAGCTTTTTTAGCTCATTCTTCCCATCAGCAAGCCTTGGAGATTCTCTCTCGAGCTTCTCAGCTTCCTGGAGAACCTGTAATTCGTGCTTATGCTGATTTAGCATTATACAATCTTACTAAAGATCCTGAGAAAAAGTTATCACTACATCGTTATGCTCAGGAGTTCATTAAAGAAACGTTATTATTTATTGATACCGAAGACAAACAGCCACGTCCTGATTCTCCTTACCTTCGCTATCAAGTTGCTCCTGAAATACGAGCAAAACTTATGTTAGATATTCTTGAAGCTCTTGTAGTATCAAAAACTCATGAGGATATTCGCCTGCTTATTCAGCTTATGACACAAACAAAAGCAAAAAACTGTCATATTTTAGCTGGACTACTCATGAAAATCGTAGAGTAA
- a CDS encoding Maf-like protein: MEPQLILGSSSPRRKSILQYFRIPFTCISSDFDERSVPYTGDPLAYSRELAIGKAEAIAKSHNPEGVILTADTVVVYKGEIFNKPDSFEQAIERLKILSGQTHSVITSVALLQNGKLATGEETARVTFTELPEEYLEKYVKAFSTLNNCGGYTIHEGGWLILHNIEGCAYNVQGLPIKTVKRLLLEFDINLWDYLV, encoded by the coding sequence ATGGAACCGCAATTAATTCTTGGTTCTTCTTCTCCACGAAGAAAGTCAATTTTGCAATACTTTCGCATTCCTTTTACCTGTATTTCATCAGATTTTGACGAGCGATCTGTTCCCTATACTGGGGATCCCCTTGCATATTCTCGAGAACTTGCCATAGGAAAGGCAGAAGCCATTGCGAAAAGCCATAATCCTGAAGGGGTGATCCTAACTGCAGACACTGTCGTTGTGTACAAAGGGGAAATTTTTAATAAGCCAGACTCTTTCGAACAAGCTATTGAACGGTTAAAGATCTTAAGTGGTCAAACGCATTCTGTAATTACTAGCGTAGCTCTTTTGCAAAACGGCAAATTAGCAACTGGGGAAGAAACAGCTCGCGTAACATTTACTGAACTTCCAGAAGAATACTTAGAGAAATATGTGAAAGCATTTTCCACTTTAAATAATTGCGGAGGCTATACCATCCACGAAGGAGGATGGTTGATTCTTCACAATATTGAAGGATGTGCTTATAACGTCCAAGGTCTTCCTATTAAAACTGTGAAACGTCTCTTGTTGGAGTTTGATATTAACTTATGGGATTATCTCGTTTAG
- a CDS encoding ABC-F family ATP-binding cassette domain-containing protein: MSIVLDKIGKTLGTRVLFDDVSVVFNPGNRYGLTGPNGAGKSTLLKIITGFVEPTRGSISLPKKVGILRQNIDSFGDITVLDCVIMGNTRLWDALQKRDALYLEEFTDAIGIKLGEMEEIIGEENGYRAESEAEELLTGIGIPEEMFNKKMSTIPIDLQFRVLLCQSLFGHPEALLLDEPTNHLDIYSINWLGNFLKDYDGTVIVVSHDRHFLNTITTHIADIDYDTVIIYPGNYDCMVEMKTASREQEKADIKSKEKKIAQLKDFVAKFGAGSRASQVQSRLREIKKLQPQELKKSNIQRPYIRFPLSEKASGKVVFSLDGISKSYNEDPVFKPFSLEIYQGDKLGIIGNNGLGKTTLMKLLAGAEAPSQGAIKIGHQVAYSYFPQNHSDVLKDCGDETLFEWLRNRKTGINDQEIRSVLGKMLFGGDDAFKQIKALSGGETARLLMAGMMLENHNVLILDEANNHLDLESVSALAWAINDYKGTAIFVAHDRTLIEECANKLLIFDKGKITFFDGTMADYTSSNKL, encoded by the coding sequence ATGAGTATCGTACTTGACAAAATCGGCAAAACTTTAGGCACACGCGTATTATTCGACGATGTTTCTGTGGTCTTCAATCCTGGGAATCGCTATGGATTAACTGGTCCTAATGGCGCGGGAAAGTCTACCCTATTAAAAATCATCACAGGTTTTGTAGAGCCTACGCGGGGATCTATTTCTCTACCTAAAAAAGTAGGTATCTTACGTCAAAATATTGATAGCTTTGGCGATATCACTGTTTTAGATTGTGTCATTATGGGCAACACCCGTTTGTGGGATGCTCTTCAAAAAAGGGATGCTTTATATTTAGAAGAATTTACCGATGCTATTGGCATTAAACTTGGCGAGATGGAAGAGATCATCGGCGAGGAAAATGGCTATCGAGCTGAATCCGAAGCTGAAGAGCTTCTTACAGGTATTGGTATTCCCGAAGAAATGTTTAACAAAAAAATGTCCACGATTCCTATTGATTTACAGTTTCGTGTTCTTCTATGTCAGTCGTTATTCGGCCATCCTGAAGCTCTTCTTCTTGACGAACCTACTAACCACTTAGATATTTATTCCATTAACTGGCTAGGAAACTTTTTAAAAGATTATGACGGTACAGTTATTGTTGTCAGCCACGACAGGCACTTTTTAAATACCATTACCACGCACATAGCCGATATTGATTATGACACTGTGATTATCTATCCCGGCAATTATGATTGCATGGTGGAGATGAAAACAGCTTCTAGAGAACAAGAAAAAGCTGATATTAAATCTAAAGAGAAGAAAATTGCCCAATTGAAAGACTTTGTGGCTAAGTTTGGAGCTGGATCTCGAGCAAGTCAGGTACAGTCTCGTTTGCGAGAGATTAAAAAGCTTCAACCTCAAGAATTGAAAAAGTCGAATATTCAGCGTCCTTACATACGGTTTCCTTTATCAGAAAAGGCTTCTGGTAAGGTTGTATTTTCATTAGATGGTATTAGCAAGAGCTACAATGAAGATCCTGTTTTCAAGCCTTTTTCTTTAGAGATATATCAGGGAGACAAGCTTGGAATCATTGGAAACAATGGTCTTGGGAAAACTACATTAATGAAGCTTCTGGCTGGTGCTGAAGCTCCTTCTCAAGGAGCTATAAAAATTGGTCATCAAGTTGCCTATTCTTATTTTCCTCAAAATCACTCCGATGTTTTAAAAGATTGCGGAGATGAAACTCTATTTGAGTGGTTGCGAAATCGCAAAACTGGGATTAATGATCAAGAGATCCGCAGTGTTTTGGGTAAGATGTTATTCGGAGGAGATGACGCCTTTAAACAAATTAAGGCATTATCTGGAGGTGAGACAGCACGCTTGCTTATGGCGGGGATGATGTTGGAAAATCACAATGTACTCATTCTTGACGAAGCAAATAATCACTTAGACTTAGAATCTGTTTCTGCGTTAGCCTGGGCCATCAATGACTATAAGGGAACGGCGATATTTGTTGCTCACGATAGAACTTTAATTGAAGAGTGTGCAAACAAGTTACTCATCTTTGATAAGGGAAAAATTACTTTCTTTGATGGGACAATGGCGGACTATACAAGTAGCAACAAACTATAG
- a CDS encoding tyrosine recombinase XerC — protein MISACYAFLDYLKTIKTASPHTLRNYCIDLNSFKNFLEKRNGLDSSEPIFLLPKEKSITEIPFALFTKDTIRLYILQLIEENKSKRTIKRRLSALKSFSQYCIKNRWITEDPTEAIQGPRLPKELPSPITYEQVEILMATPDLSKYTGFRDRCLLELFYSSGLRISEIVAINHWDIDFTSNLIRIRGKGKKERLAPITPHAAQWLQEYINHPERAEIEKDSQAIFLNRFGGRLTTRSIDRKFQKYLRLSGLSGTITPHTIRHTIATHWLENGMDLKTIQTLLGHSSLETTTIYTHVSMKLKKQTHDQSHPHS, from the coding sequence ATGATCTCAGCTTGCTATGCTTTTCTTGATTACCTAAAAACGATAAAAACAGCCTCTCCCCATACGCTAAGAAACTATTGTATAGACCTCAATAGCTTTAAAAATTTTTTAGAAAAACGTAACGGGCTTGATTCGTCAGAGCCAATTTTTTTACTTCCCAAAGAAAAAAGCATAACTGAAATACCCTTCGCTCTATTTACGAAAGATACTATCCGTCTTTATATTCTCCAGCTTATAGAAGAAAATAAGTCCAAACGAACAATAAAACGGCGCCTTTCTGCTCTGAAAAGCTTTTCCCAATACTGCATAAAAAACCGTTGGATTACAGAGGACCCCACAGAAGCAATTCAAGGACCGAGGTTACCTAAAGAACTCCCCTCTCCCATTACCTACGAGCAGGTAGAAATCCTTATGGCAACACCAGATTTATCTAAGTACACAGGATTTCGAGATCGCTGCCTATTAGAGCTATTCTATAGCTCAGGATTGCGTATCAGCGAGATTGTTGCCATAAACCATTGGGATATTGACTTTACTTCTAACCTCATTCGTATTCGCGGGAAAGGAAAGAAAGAACGTTTAGCCCCTATAACTCCGCATGCAGCCCAGTGGCTACAGGAATACATCAATCATCCTGAAAGAGCAGAAATAGAAAAAGACTCTCAAGCAATTTTTTTAAATCGTTTTGGGGGAAGGTTAACTACGCGATCTATTGATAGAAAGTTTCAAAAATATCTTCGTCTTTCTGGTTTATCTGGAACAATTACTCCCCACACAATCCGTCATACTATTGCCACGCACTGGTTAGAAAATGGCATGGATTTAAAAACAATCCAAACACTTCTTGGTCATAGCTCTTTAGAAACTACGACTATATACACTCATGTATCCATGAAGCTTAAAAAACAAACACACGATCAGTCGCATCCCCATAGCTAA